The sequence TGCCTGTTTTCGTTCATAGCttacattgccaaaaattactttgtgAACGAAAACATGCATGAATTTTTCTACAGCGGTGTCATAGGAAAGTTAATGGGTAGTGGCTACGACTTACATCCCCAGAGCGTTTAGGCAGCTCTGACGTGCCCTTCTACCTTCGGCGTAATACTCCGTCGATGCAAATGAAGTGGCCGTGCCTGCATCACCAGGAGCTGTGCTTTCTGCCATTACATCCTCTGACAGAGTAATGCCACGTTTTATTAGAACGTTGTGCAATATAGCGAACGCGCTCTTTGGACAAGCACCTAAAGCGTGACTTTAGTACCCCATAGGCTCGCTCTACTGGGTTTCTTGTTTTGACGTGTACCTTGTTATACCGTTCTTCATTGTCTGACGAAGGGGTTGGAGTAAGCAGCCACGGTTCCAATGGGTAGCCTGAGTCCCCCAAGAGCCATGTGTAGGACCCCGCAACATGCTCCCTTATGAGCTTAATACGTACTGGCGATGTCGTCCATTTACCGCCGTCGTGGCATGAGCCAGGAAATCGCGCGTTAACATGGCGGAAAATAAGCTCCTCATCGCAAATCTATGAATGACGTTATTTAATTGTAAATACTTCAACGTGTTTTTGTGGAAGCATGCATTTTGTATACTTACAGCTTCAACGTTCACGCTGTAGTAACCCTTCCTGTTCATGTAATCGTGAGGCACTACACCAACAGTCGAAGACGACGGCGCAATTATGGCAACATGTGTGCAGTCAATAGCACCTATTACGCCTTTAATTCCAAATTtgctataaaaactaaaaaagctTGAATTAAGTTAATCCTGTAAATGTTAAACccaaattaccctcttttaatgcTGTTGTAATGCTCAGCCGTGTTTGGGAAACTAATTTCAGCATTTTTATGCTCAAAAACTAGCCTACAAATATCTTTGATGTTCCTGGAAACGGAAGATTGGCTAACAGCTACAAAATCGCTGTTTCCAACGCAGCTTTGGTATGAACCATTGGCTAGGAAATAAAGTACTGAAATAAACTGAAAAGAACAAAGTTTTAAGTGATGTGCATACGTTTTATACAAGATATTTCCTTACTTGTATCTCAAACGGAATTCTCGAGTTCCGCACATAGTTGTCATGCGGCTTTAACTCTTGAATAAGTTCCCAGCACAGCGTCTTGGGAAATCGCAAAAACCTCTGGAAAGTTTCTTCCTGCAGCAAAAAAGGGTCTTCCGTGTCCCGCAAACTAGCCAGCTTAAGCCTGCGGAAATTTCTGCATCGCAAACAACCAGAACTTTAAAAATAATGTTTTAATTAATAgtttttgtaaacaaaagtttTGGCAATGAATAATAGCATAAACAAGTTACTAGTTTCACCAAAACTTTTGTAAACTATGGTTTATCAATAAAACACTATTAATTACAAAAGTTTTTTACGCTTTAACACTATTACCTTTCCTCATTTTTACGTTTTTGTAAAGTTAGacacaaaatatatatttcttcCTCCATGTTTTGGTTTTTGTGATCGACTTTAAACCAGCTCACAAAATAGTGACTCTTTTTTTGAGACTTGAGATGAGAGACAGTTTGCTGAATACCAGATTGTCTCAAAACTAAACTTGACCACGAAATGTCTCTATTACCCTACAAGAATATACTAATTAGTAACtagagacagcttacagaatttACCTAATAGTGGAAACGCATGTAACCCCAACTGACTACCCtgcaaaattgttggattacgtgttccattttcttcatgttggagtactctaacaatactcctttgtaatgcttttgcggaccaccatcagccgatcattgctcgttttttaacaacagtgatcacgacacgatgacgatcgaacagtttccaaaagtaaaatattgcatgcaaattactaataataaaattttactttggcaactctgataaaatgcaacagcgcactggttttatgtatatatactatagtatgtatagagaaatattagtttctttattcacgcaaatgctaaataacataagaatattcgtagtataaaatataaaagttgtattgcccctcttcatttactttcattttaaattcaattcacttcgataattctttccgacacaattcctcattagtactttggcatatgatcctctgtgggtgctccatggagtactacagtgaaagtactttggaaagtactctcacgtatgtactctatggaatactcacaaacaaagcgagagtgggatcacctactcctcttctaggacatcgcaatcatagtgtacctataccaagtgtgtcaactaagcgataaacgtcaaaactacaaacagcctcgctcacctgatggaaatctcaggtctagagtcgcatttttggtctcaacgacaacatttttgcctaccaatcgtctcgactttttcaatttttcaatcattcggagcattcggtaatggtatccattttgaattcgctgtcattccgaagccagcgagtgcctgtcagaatgcttgacagataagtcaacacacttgtacttgtacactatgatcgcaatgttaattggagtacatttttgtatgaatacagattagatttggagaaGTCCTaaactcccaaaggagtattccttacattatttatagagtactcgcgttttttgaagggtagtcgGCAATGGAGGCAGTTTTTGCCGCCAGTCACTTTGACCTAATGAAAagtaagggtaacgttttacaagacggtgcaccacctaatttttataaatattatcaGAGGTTGTaacaaaagacgcgtctcgacctccgtttttagaatccgaaagcgaaaatttaaatttttatttctgccaaaagatataagcaaacaTCGGAACAACTTTTCacgtggttgttgttttttgccagatttgttgtacacacacacacactaatgcagaaaggtgttctgcgcgcatttagttttgatccccaaactgGTGTCGGACccatccagggtaattttttataagaccggcggaaggccgccaacgcagaaaggtgttctatacAAAAAatctatggatcgggccccatatttcaGACCCTCTCGGGGTCaatttacggttttttgtaaataactttcgacggaaataaaatttttgatttccgctttcggattcttaaaacggaggtcgagacgcgactttggataccacctttgataaaaattaggtggtgtaccgccttgtaaaacgttaccaaattAAGCAtgggtttttaaaaaaatttaattaaataaaattgattccaGCGATATCCATCAATAGTGAAAGAATCGACGCTGTGACAAAAACTATCGACAGTGATCGAAAGTTTGGCAGCTCTAGAACAAACCACCAGctgttcaaatttcaaaaaaaaaaagaaaataataataagtgtAATCCGACGGAAATGCCTAATTAAATAAACTCTTGGTGTTGTTTTAAAAGGAACAGAAAATGTCCAGATCACACAAATCCTTGAAAAGATCCAAGTCTCCACCAGAGGAaacaaatttgataaacttttcctTTTGTGATCACAAATCCAGCTTTAGACATTTGCTACAAGGTGATGATAAACATTGCGCTTCCCTCGTGGAAGATGAGACAGATTTTTGGAAATTCgttaataaatatgaaaatatgttaCGCAGTGCAGGACAACCAATACTTGGAAGCGCTTTACGTAGTAATGAATTGAAACACTTAGAGCCTTATCACAAACGCAAATATTTAGCTTTGCAATTAGAACGTGGTTCCGATTGGGAAGACCTAAAGCGAGGATGCCCAAATAGGGATGAAAAAATATTTACTAAACTAAAAGCGCGGCAGTTTAGAGaaattatacttacatatttgGATTTCAAGCAAAAGgagaaatttgcaaaaattatgAATCTGCGGAAAGCACAAAGCGAATTGCCAATTGCACGTTTCAAACAGAAAATAAAAGATGAATTAGCGCAGACACGTGTACTTATAATTGCTGGTGACACTGGTTGTGGAAAATCTACacaagtaccgcaatatttataTGAGTTTGGATATCGTAGTATAGCTTGCACTCAACCGAGACGTTTAGCATGTGTTTCACTATCTAAACGTGTGGCTCACGAGATGCTTGATGATTATGGTGGTAAAGTTGGTTTTCAAATAAGATTTGAAAAGAACAAAACGAAAAATACAAATATAGTATTTATTACGGAAGGTCTATTGTTGCGACAAGTGAGTATTAATATGGTCCGCTATCGGGCTAGGatgttagaatatacccgcggtaggtatgcctatcgtaagaggcgaataaaatatcggattcaaggggtttgtgtagcgcagccctttcaggttgccagcgcaatacatagcttctccaaacccaattgtcaacctcacctatccgtggcgaatcctgttttattaacagccgaggctcccgcgaccccgaactcctcatggatctagggggtgggaggacgggatggcctaggaggtcgcatgtggttgttgttgttgtgttgttgtcgcatgtggtcataacaaatcgttcccgaaatggtcgggcttggtaccggaacgtaccggatctgcatccggcaaaggaccatcaactcgataacactccccaaggccttcggaaagtgtccttatcgctgcaacaacaaaaacagtataAATATCGCGTAAATGAGGCGTTGAGTGTGAATGGTCAAATCACAGGCAGAACTTTAAATACTATGATTAACAGTACAAATTTCTTTTAGTTGGCAGTGGAAGCAAATTTAGAGCAATACGATGTACTCATATTGGACGAGATACATGAGCGTAATCTATTCGGCGACTTTTTGTTAGGAGTCACAAAATGCTTGCTACATGCAAAACCGGATTTAAAGTTAATTCTAATGTCAGCCACAATTAATGTTGAGCTATTTCACAATTATTTCGTAAACGAAGGTGCTACTCTAATAGAGGTACCTGGAAGGTTGTATCCAATTAAAACCATTTTTATGCCACCACCCAGTTTGGAACTAAAAAGTGGCGCTAGTAGCAGTAAAAGCAAGACTTTGAATCGTCTTGATCCAGCGCCATATGTACAAGTATTAAGTTTAATCGATCAAAAATATCCaagtaagagaaaaaaaaatcacaTAGTTGCTAATTAAATCCATTTatattcaatttcaaaaaaaaaaaaaaaaaaaaaatacagtaaCTGAAGGCGGCGATGTGCTAATATTTGTTAGCGGCGTTAACGAAATTACAACTGTCTGCGATGCAGCCAAGGATTATGCCGATCTAAATGCACATTGGTTTATTTTACCCTTACACAGTGGTTTAGCGCTAGCTGACCAAGACAAAGTATGCATAATTACTAACTAAATAAGCATTTCAACCAAATATATTtgttttatacacatacatacattaggTATTTGATTATGCACCTGATGGCATGCGTAAATGCATTGTATCAACAAATATAGCTGAAACTTCCCTCACCGTTGATGGAGTACGCTTTGTTATCGATTCCGGCAAAGTAAAGGAAATGAGCTATGATGCTGCATGTAAAGGGCAGAGATTGAAAGAATTTTGGGTATCGAAATCATCAGCAGAGCAGCGTAAAGGTCGAGCTGGCCGTACTGGACCTGGTGTAAGTTAAGAGAAACTAACATTTTAAGCTTAGAAAGATGTTCCTGTTACGGACTTGAAATCTATGTTGAACAGGAAAAGGtgtcaaagttcgggtgtaaccgaacaatatatatactcagcgtgagcttcaattgtaaatttcatttcagataaattacttttctatataacacgtggcaccgcccgtttaaaaaaaaatgtctccccatttcctcttacaataaaacttgataagtgaaatatcattgattcaatactatttttcgctaagttaaagcttattattctagtctacgttttatatctaagttgccgtggtctttaaccgatcccgcccatttttactagaaatattttctgctataaggaaaatatgtatacacaatttcattacgatatgttaatttttcttcgagctatggctcccgaaacatagaaaattgcttagtcataaaaggggcggtgccacacccattttcaaaaattttagtgttttccaatttgatgttataattcaatttagaaagtaaaattctattgatacaaagctgttTTTCTCAAAGATATGGCTttttattttcgtctacaactcttttaaaaatctgttacataaaagtgggcgtggtctttaaccgatctcgtccattttttctagaaatatttcctgctataggggacatttgtgtacccaattttattacgatccgttaatttttcttcgagttatggctcccgaaacatagaaaactgcttagtcataaaatgggcggtgccacgcccatttttttaatttaatgtttgtcctattgctataaatccacttgggaaatgaaataccattgatataaagctcttttttgcaatgatatagcttattttattcgtccacgacccttttaaaaatcttttatataaaagtgggcgtggtctataaccgatttcgttaatttttcttcaaagcattccttatatagcattttcaggtcaaatgaaacttttttcattttaaatgaaacttttttcatttcaaatgaaacttttttcaagtcaaatgaaaccatactaccaAGGTAATTgtgaatatatttatatcgtactttatttatttatttatttgttagtctacaaattttacaattaatcggactaaatatgaatgaatgaatgaataaaaatgcggattacagtgtaaaattaacaagcatacatagtgagcaaaattatattataaaatatgtatatatatatattattgaatccgttgtcgggatggactgtgatgccgagcaacggaattgattatcagtgctgtcggaatggacgtgatttcgagcagctgatgtatatttaacacacaattagtagggctgcgatgtgtgggaggttggaaaggacgtgattccaagccacccgcccaaagtaattattgattattagtgctgtcggaatggacgtgatttccagcagctgatgtatatttaacacacaatgagtagggctgtgatgtgtgggaggttggtaaggacgtgattccaagccacccgcccaaagtatttattgattattagtgctgtcggaatggacgtaatttcgagcagctgatgtatatttaacatacaattagtagggctgcgatgtgtgggaggttggaaaggacgtgattccaagccacccgcccaaagtaattattgattattagtgctgtcagaacggacgtgatttcgagcagctgatgtatatttaacacacaatgagtagggctgcaatgtgtgggaggttggtaaggacgtgattccaagccacccgcccaaagtaactggagcaggtaacagatttagtttaacatgtgattttgaaacagttatgagttcaaggcagtgagtatatatttttttatactgcaaagtgtgtcgcaagtatcaatattattacagtgattattgaaatcttgacacagacaacgaagaggttcattcATTTGAAAgttcgatctacatgtatttaaatatagcggttggaaataccgaaagggtctaaaagggacattaaacatcacctcgccaagcagaaatggactgtttatcatcccccttaatagttttaccataacgctaagtatttatcaaatttttctctaAGACAACTacttctaattagccacattgaaggcaaaatttttgcctaaattttctttgtgaatttaagctgcagttaaggtcggcttagtttagccttgccttttgatcgtttcaatttttaatagataaagtagcagggttatacgctaggcaacttatataccaCAGTTTAAACACCCacttaaaataagcacctatattttttacttgtatctactccacttatatataaagcacattcttctacatatacttcgttaataacgtaggaataaagcaacgtagagaacaaatagaaggaaccaaagagcatgatgtgagcgtatttcctattcactgtctcacaccaactaacacatcggttgaatcctctgtattatgcttttctctttgaccaacgtcttaccaaacaacataaaacgatagcaaggtattgagagaaaca is a genomic window of Eurosta solidaginis isolate ZX-2024a chromosome 4, ASM4086904v1, whole genome shotgun sequence containing:
- the LOC137248919 gene encoding putative nuclease HARBI1 isoform X1, whose protein sequence is MEEEIYILCLTLQKRKNEESSGCLRCRNFRRLKLASLRDTEDPFLLQEETFQRFLRFPKTLCWELIQELKPHDNYVRNSRIPFEIQFISVLYFLANGSYQSCVGNSDFVAVSQSSVSRNIKDICRLVFEHKNAEISFPNTAEHYNSIKRGFYSKFGIKGVIGAIDCTHVAIIAPSSSTVGVVPHDYMNRKGYYSVNVEAICDEELIFRHVNARFPGSCHDGGKWTTSPVRIKLIREHVAGSYTWLLGDSGYPLEPWLLTPTPSSDNEERYNKVHVKTRNPVERAYGVLKSRFRCLSKERVRYIAQRSNKTWHYSVRGCNGRKHSSW
- the LOC137248919 gene encoding putative nuclease HARBI1 isoform X2, producing the protein MEEEIYILCLTLQKRKNEESSGCLRCRNFRRLKLASLRDTEDPFLLQEETFQRFLRFPKTLCWELIQELKPHDNYVRNSRIPFEIQFISVLYFLANGSYQSCVGNSDFVAVSQSSVSRNIKDICRLVFEHKNAEISFPNTAEHYNSIKRGKFGIKGVIGAIDCTHVAIIAPSSSTVGVVPHDYMNRKGYYSVNVEAICDEELIFRHVNARFPGSCHDGGKWTTSPVRIKLIREHVAGSYTWLLGDSGYPLEPWLLTPTPSSDNEERYNKVHVKTRNPVERAYGVLKSRFRCLSKERVRYIAQRSNKTWHYSVRGCNGRKHSSW
- the LOC137250885 gene encoding probable ATP-dependent RNA helicase DHX34 isoform X7 encodes the protein MSRSHKSLKRSKSPPEETNLINFSFCDHKSSFRHLLQGDDKHCASLVEDETDFWKFVNKYENMLRSAGQPILGSALRSNELKHLEPYHKRKYLALQLERGSDWEDLKRGCPNRDEKIFTKLKARQFREIILTYLDFKQKEKFAKIMNLRKAQSELPIARFKQKIKDELAQTRVLIIAGDTGCGKSTQVPQYLYEFGYRSIACTQPRRLACVSLSKRVAHEMLDDYGGKVGFQIRFEKNKTKNTNIVFITEGLLLRQLAVEANLEQYDVLILDEIHERNLFGDFLLGVTKCLLHAKPDLKLILMSATINVELFHNYFVNEGATLIEVPGRLYPIKTIFMPPPSLELKSGASSSKSKTLNRLDPAPYVQVLSLIDQKYPITEGGDVLIFVSGVNEITTVCDAAKDYADLNAHWFILPLHSGLALADQDKVFDYAPDGMRKCIVSTNIAETSLTVDGVRFVIDSGKVKEMSYDAACKGQRLKEFWVSKSSAEQRKGRAGRTGPGVCYRLFSEKQYDSFEAYPTPEIFRVPLETILLQMVAMGLPNVRTFPFIESPEDECIERAIWSLKQHNALSADEKITPLGKSLSNLPVEITIGKMLLMGCVFPDVEKILTLAATMSVQNPFTNRAYTDRKCEQEREHLQSDQGDILTLLRAYHEWLQLKWHNENTRKWCHKLGIEEQRFYEITKLRNQFQNILESCNMTCKNKEGTQLTSAERARRHGEIRHLKAIKRKQKFQEPRKRKVLKSSGYSGEGDEFDDASAGDDIRDVDFRLQHDTVKLDILLESSKTDKLRDVLLLKLIIVSGFYPQIAIADEFNYCKNGSQQFFHTNLKPFISIHPNSYFAKYFDVLKLSDSDILDKPNYYTPKQLLSASHQVLCYQSGQ
- the LOC137248919 gene encoding putative nuclease HARBI1 isoform X3, which codes for MEEEIYILCLTLQKRKNEERNFRRLKLASLRDTEDPFLLQEETFQRFLRFPKTLCWELIQELKPHDNYVRNSRIPFEIQFISVLYFLANGSYQSCVGNSDFVAVSQSSVSRNIKDICRLVFEHKNAEISFPNTAEHYNSIKRGFYSKFGIKGVIGAIDCTHVAIIAPSSSTVGVVPHDYMNRKGYYSVNVEAICDEELIFRHVNARFPGSCHDGGKWTTSPVRIKLIREHVAGSYTWLLGDSGYPLEPWLLTPTPSSDNEERYNKVHVKTRNPVERAYGVLKSRFRCLSKERVRYIAQRSNKTWHYSVRGCNGRKHSSW
- the LOC137250885 gene encoding probable ATP-dependent RNA helicase DHX34 isoform X6; translation: MSRSHKSLKRSKSPPEETNLINFSFCDHKSSFRHLLQGDDKHCASLVEDETDFWKFVNKYENMLRSAGQPILGSALRSNELKHLEPYHKRKYLALQLERGSDWEDLKRGCPNRDEKIFTKLKARQFREIILTYLDFKQKEKFAKIMNLRKAQSELPIARFKQKIKDELAQTRVLIIAGDTGCGKSTQVPQYLYEFGYRSIACTQPRRLACVSLSKRVAHEMLDDYGGKVGFQIRFEKNKTKNTNIVFITEGLLLRQLAVEANLEQYDVLILDEIHERNLFGDFLLGVTKCLLHAKPDLKLILMSATINVELFHNYFVNEGATLIEVPGRLYPIKTIFMPPPSLELKSGASSSKSKTLNRLDPAPYVQVLSLIDQKYPITEGGDVLIFVSGVNEITTVCDAAKDYADLNAHWFILPLHSGLALADQDKVFDYAPDGMRKCIVSTNIAETSLTVDGVRFVIDSGKVKEMSYDAACKGQRLKEFWVSKSSAEQRKGRAGRTGPGVCYRLFSEKQYDSFEAYPTPEIFRVPLETILLQMVAMGLPNVRTFPFIESPEDECIERAIWSLKQHNALSADEKITPLGKSLSNLPVEITIGKMLLMGCVFPDVEKILTLAATMSVQNPFTNRAYTDRKCEQEREHLQSDQGDILTLLRAYHEWLQLKWHNENTRKWCHKLGIEEQRNLLETAKPYLMNCIRMPAAQTLLLFSYSVDTNASVTRIVCDSWLCLDFPIPETGCKLLCRAIKLRRLWAKLLSQKLTDLANNVESQSVKKDKNAVKDEEAELWEELIDFMSANVSYTIKRLLPADIKSLYTHRKPNNFDEFNINPFAADYPIAINDEKGGINVAENIVYGCLQEVQWTLAMEAEMRQNTWHCKICEIELAFDTIEILLHTKSCSPSTSKVRKSDTPTASGPTSKANKSSSSYVCEICNKELHMSKIDILKHRKYCSKKNG